From a region of the Streptomyces caniferus genome:
- a CDS encoding trypsin-like serine peptidase, whose amino-acid sequence MKRIPWGRAAVIGACASLVLAVPAAAAHDPAPVAADAITYHGSYRSLPGDRPASGSTAAPTTPSPDGTATPSPGVTPEEIRKAQEAERYWTPERIRSAVPVDAVRDAEKAQGLRRGAGAAGSGSRSEPSHPADAGVATVGVFLIRNDDGSPTPNQFCSASAVTSPTKSLILTAGHCMKSDKPYRNVAFVPGYRAGASQTGQSGETPYGIFPMQQGKVWIDSRYLSSSPSDDVDFAVLRVGPNSQGQLLEDAVGRGNTLTAVPATKLARRDITLIGYPGGQKTPLQCRNDTKAFQGRFMEINCAGYRTGVSGGPFLEGFDGSRGNLVGAIGGYKTGGPNADTSYTSQFDNDVFRLYHQAVDDAAPDTVNPLGSAATWQHATALATGRFHTDSVRNGTSDLLVRWSDGEVSLYPGNGGYGFGKDIQLVKKNTPWKQAKVTAGEFTGNHTDDLLVRWANGRLSLFKDVDQTNKLTHEVQLKAANDTWTHAYGITAGRFGGGNTRRDDLVVRWSDGEVTLYTNVDGRGLHAQKQLVKRNKTWPHARDIATGDLRATTGDQDLIAAWTDGEVTAYENIAAKGLAAERRMQPAKSVWRDSSLVTVGAFGGGTRQDDLIARWPGGKVVLYGETTSTSLARERVLVPPLIS is encoded by the coding sequence ATGAAACGAATACCCTGGGGGCGCGCCGCCGTCATCGGCGCCTGCGCCTCGCTCGTCCTCGCTGTCCCCGCTGCCGCCGCGCACGACCCGGCACCGGTGGCGGCGGACGCGATCACCTACCACGGTTCCTACCGGTCGCTGCCGGGCGACCGCCCGGCATCCGGTTCCACCGCCGCCCCGACGACCCCGTCACCGGACGGTACGGCGACGCCCTCCCCGGGTGTGACGCCGGAGGAGATCCGCAAGGCTCAGGAGGCGGAGCGCTACTGGACACCTGAGCGCATCCGCTCCGCCGTCCCGGTGGACGCGGTGCGTGACGCCGAGAAGGCGCAGGGCCTGCGGCGTGGCGCCGGTGCGGCGGGCAGCGGCTCGCGGTCCGAGCCCAGCCATCCGGCGGATGCCGGAGTCGCCACGGTCGGGGTGTTCCTGATCCGCAACGACGACGGATCGCCCACCCCCAACCAGTTCTGCAGCGCCAGTGCCGTCACCTCGCCGACCAAGAGTCTGATCCTCACGGCCGGACACTGCATGAAGAGCGACAAGCCCTACCGCAATGTCGCGTTCGTGCCCGGCTACCGCGCCGGGGCCTCCCAGACCGGCCAGAGCGGGGAGACCCCCTACGGCATCTTCCCGATGCAGCAGGGCAAGGTCTGGATCGACAGCCGGTACCTGTCCTCGTCGCCCAGCGACGATGTGGACTTCGCCGTCCTGCGCGTCGGGCCCAACTCCCAGGGGCAACTGCTGGAGGACGCCGTCGGCCGCGGCAACACCCTCACCGCCGTTCCCGCCACGAAACTGGCCCGCCGCGACATCACGCTCATCGGCTACCCCGGTGGTCAGAAGACGCCGCTGCAGTGCAGGAACGACACCAAGGCGTTCCAGGGCCGGTTCATGGAGATCAACTGCGCCGGCTATCGCACCGGCGTCAGCGGCGGTCCCTTCCTTGAGGGCTTCGACGGCAGCCGCGGCAACCTCGTCGGCGCCATAGGCGGCTACAAGACCGGTGGACCGAACGCCGACACCTCCTACACCTCGCAGTTCGACAACGACGTCTTCCGCCTCTACCACCAGGCGGTCGACGACGCGGCGCCGGACACCGTCAACCCCCTCGGCAGCGCCGCCACGTGGCAGCACGCCACGGCCCTGGCCACCGGCCGGTTCCACACCGACTCGGTGCGCAACGGCACCAGCGACCTGCTCGTGCGCTGGTCCGACGGGGAGGTCTCCCTCTACCCCGGCAACGGCGGGTACGGCTTCGGCAAGGACATCCAGCTCGTCAAGAAGAACACGCCCTGGAAGCAGGCGAAGGTCACCGCGGGCGAGTTCACCGGCAACCACACCGACGACCTCCTCGTCCGCTGGGCCAACGGCAGGCTGAGCCTCTTCAAGGACGTCGACCAGACCAACAAGCTCACCCACGAGGTCCAGCTCAAGGCCGCCAACGACACCTGGACGCACGCCTACGGCATCACCGCCGGCCGCTTCGGCGGCGGCAACACACGGCGCGACGACCTCGTGGTGCGCTGGTCCGACGGCGAGGTGACCCTCTACACCAACGTCGACGGCAGGGGTCTGCACGCACAGAAGCAGCTCGTCAAGCGCAACAAGACGTGGCCGCACGCCCGCGATATCGCCACCGGCGACCTCCGCGCCACCACCGGCGACCAGGACCTGATCGCCGCGTGGACCGACGGCGAGGTCACCGCCTACGAGAACATCGCCGCCAAGGGCCTGGCCGCGGAACGCCGGATGCAGCCCGCGAAGTCCGTCTGGCGCGACAGCAGCCTCGTCACCGTCGGTGCCTTCGGCGGCGGCACGCGCCAGGACGACCTGATCGCCCGCTGGCCCGGAGGAAAGGTCGTGCTGTACGGCGAGACCACCTCCACGTCCCTGGCCCGCGAACGTGTCCTCGTTCCCCCGCTGATCAGCTGA